One window of Nostoc sp. C052 genomic DNA carries:
- a CDS encoding type II toxin-antitoxin system HicA family toxin: protein MVKFPVDVLKAKVIKTLEFLGFTVIREREHIVMEREKEDGTKTPLTMPNHSQIKGSTLRSICTQAGISREDFLSAYEQI, encoded by the coding sequence ATGGTTAAATTCCCAGTAGATGTACTTAAAGCTAAAGTTATTAAGACATTGGAATTTCTGGGATTTACTGTTATTAGGGAGCGAGAGCATATTGTTATGGAGCGAGAAAAGGAAGATGGAACAAAAACTCCATTGACTATGCCTAATCATTCTCAAATTAAAGGTTCGACGTTGAGATCAATTTGTACTCAAGCGGGTATCTCAAGAGAGGATTTTTTGTCTGCTTATGAGCAAATCTGA
- a CDS encoding type II toxin-antitoxin system HicB family antitoxin, whose protein sequence is MRAIKIIVEKHNDGYVAYPLGIKGVVVGEGDSYEEALADVKSAIHCHIEIFGQEVLEEESPVLEAFVAEAEVLI, encoded by the coding sequence ATGAGAGCAATCAAAATTATTGTTGAAAAACATAACGATGGTTATGTAGCCTATCCTTTGGGTATAAAAGGGGTTGTTGTTGGCGAAGGTGACAGCTATGAAGAAGCACTAGCTGATGTTAAATCTGCTATCCACTGCCATATAGAGATATTTGGTCAAGAGGTTTTAGAAGAGGAATCACCAGTCCTAGAAGCTTTTGTGGCGGAAGCTGAGGTTCTTATTTAA
- the ribBA gene encoding bifunctional 3,4-dihydroxy-2-butanone-4-phosphate synthase/GTP cyclohydrolase II, with the protein MSQPNTTQAFKFDSIDAALADLKAGRVIVVVDDENRENEGDLICAAQFATPDTINFMAVEARGLICLAMTGDRLDELDLPLMVSNITDTNQTAFTVSIDAGPELGVSTGISAEDRARTIQVTLNPATKPTDLRRPGHIFPIRAKAGGVLKRAGHTEAAVDLSRLAGLYPAGVICEIQNPDGSMARLQQLVEYAKRHNLKIISIADLISYRLQHDRLVYREVITKLPSQFGQFEIYAYRHTLDNTEHVAIVKGDPANFKDEPVMVRMHSECLTGDALGSLRCDCRMQLQAALKMIEAAGQGVVVYLRQEGRGIGLINKLKAYSLQDMGLDTVEANERLGFPADLRDYGMGAQMLMDLGIKKIRLITNNPRKIAGVKGYGLEVVDRLPLLIEATEYNSYYLATKAKKLGHMLLQTYLVTVAIHWQDDPEAVTERYERLEKLRHLARSNDLLLQEEARPLAIAIFDEPSLTVHLGLDQPKVASCDWYRQDGHPYVQAVFQILDNLATLPYIQKLEFLISSGCDPLSNLQVQLDRQIFTDGTLPSSISDRLETQQIYSFSK; encoded by the coding sequence GTGTCACAGCCTAATACTACCCAAGCTTTTAAATTTGATTCGATTGATGCCGCCTTAGCAGACCTAAAAGCTGGTCGCGTCATTGTAGTGGTAGATGATGAAAATAGAGAAAACGAAGGCGACTTGATTTGTGCTGCCCAATTTGCCACACCCGACACGATTAATTTCATGGCGGTGGAAGCGAGAGGACTGATTTGTTTGGCAATGACAGGCGATCGCCTAGACGAGCTAGACTTACCTTTGATGGTAAGCAACATTACAGATACTAACCAAACTGCCTTCACTGTCAGTATTGATGCCGGGCCAGAATTAGGCGTAAGCACAGGCATCTCAGCCGAAGACCGCGCCCGCACTATCCAGGTTACTCTCAATCCAGCCACAAAACCCACCGATTTACGTCGCCCTGGTCATATTTTTCCCATTCGGGCTAAGGCTGGAGGCGTACTCAAACGCGCAGGACATACGGAAGCGGCTGTAGATTTATCTCGACTAGCAGGGCTATACCCAGCCGGGGTAATTTGTGAAATTCAAAACCCCGATGGTTCAATGGCGCGGTTACAGCAATTAGTTGAATATGCTAAACGTCACAATTTAAAAATTATTAGTATTGCGGATTTAATCAGTTATCGCCTACAGCACGATCGCTTAGTGTATCGTGAGGTGATTACCAAGCTGCCTAGTCAATTCGGCCAGTTTGAAATTTACGCCTACCGCCATACTCTGGATAATACAGAACACGTGGCAATTGTCAAGGGCGATCCAGCTAATTTCAAAGATGAGCCTGTGATGGTGCGAATGCACTCAGAATGCTTAACTGGTGATGCTTTGGGTTCTTTGCGTTGCGATTGTCGGATGCAATTACAAGCTGCACTGAAAATGATTGAGGCTGCTGGTCAAGGTGTAGTTGTATACCTACGCCAAGAAGGGCGGGGAATCGGCTTGATTAACAAGCTGAAAGCCTACTCGTTGCAAGATATGGGATTGGATACAGTAGAAGCAAATGAGCGTTTGGGATTTCCTGCTGACTTACGAGACTACGGGATGGGGGCACAAATGCTCATGGACTTAGGCATAAAAAAGATTCGTCTGATTACCAATAATCCCCGTAAAATTGCTGGAGTCAAGGGCTATGGGTTGGAAGTAGTTGATCGCTTGCCATTGTTAATTGAGGCAACCGAGTACAATTCCTATTATCTGGCGACAAAGGCGAAAAAGCTGGGTCACATGCTGTTACAAACTTATTTAGTAACAGTAGCAATCCACTGGCAAGATGACCCGGAAGCTGTGACGGAACGGTATGAACGCTTAGAAAAACTGCGACACTTAGCGAGAAGTAATGATTTATTGTTGCAAGAAGAAGCGCGTCCCTTAGCGATCGCTATATTTGACGAGCCATCTTTAACAGTACACTTGGGTTTAGATCAGCCAAAAGTTGCTAGCTGTGATTGGTATCGCCAAGATGGGCATCCTTATGTACAGGCAGTCTTTCAAATTCTGGATAACCTTGCTACTTTGCCATACATCCAGAAACTAGAATTTCTGATTTCTTCTGGTTGCGATCCTTTGAGTAATTTACAAGTCCAACTAGATCGGCAGATATTCACCGATGGTACACTGCCTTCATCGATTAGCGATCGCTTGGAGACACAGCAAATTTACAGCTTTAGCAAATAG
- the argC gene encoding N-acetyl-gamma-glutamyl-phosphate reductase: protein MGKFRRVPVGIVGASGYGGVQLVRLLMDHPEVELVYLGGESSIGKSFGDLYPHLAHATNLLIEAVEPEIIAHRCEVVFLSLPNGLACQIAPKLLEKGCKVIDLSADYRFSNLTTYTNWYGIERSDRTIAATAVYGLPELYRDRIAEAQLVGCPGSYPTASLLALSPLLKQGLIVPETAIIDAKSGTSSSGRQPQTNLLLAEADNSIAAFNVGRHRHTPEIEQICSDLAGHELMIQFTPHLIPMVRGILATVYAKMSDPGLVRDDLITIFSAFYRNSPWVKVCGSGIYPQTKWANGSNLCYIGVEVDPRTGRVIVMSAIDNLIKGQAGQAIQCLNLMMGWDETLGLPKLGFYP, encoded by the coding sequence ATGGGCAAATTTAGACGCGTACCCGTTGGGATTGTTGGCGCGTCGGGCTATGGCGGAGTACAGTTAGTACGATTACTGATGGATCATCCAGAAGTTGAACTGGTTTATTTAGGTGGTGAGAGTAGTATCGGGAAATCCTTCGGGGATCTCTACCCGCATCTAGCTCATGCAACTAACCTGCTAATAGAGGCTGTAGAACCAGAAATAATTGCTCACCGCTGTGAAGTAGTTTTCCTGTCTTTACCAAATGGTCTGGCTTGCCAAATCGCGCCGAAACTGTTGGAAAAAGGATGTAAAGTTATAGATTTGAGTGCAGACTATCGGTTTAGTAATTTGACAACTTATACAAATTGGTATGGCATTGAGAGAAGCGATCGCACAATTGCAGCGACAGCAGTTTATGGATTACCAGAACTTTATCGCGATCGCATTGCCGAAGCTCAACTTGTTGGCTGTCCTGGTTCCTATCCTACTGCCAGTCTCCTTGCACTTTCGCCACTCTTAAAGCAAGGTTTAATCGTACCAGAAACAGCTATTATCGATGCCAAGTCCGGCACATCTAGCAGTGGACGACAGCCTCAAACCAACTTATTACTAGCTGAAGCAGACAACTCAATCGCAGCTTTCAACGTCGGTCGTCACCGTCATACCCCAGAAATTGAGCAAATTTGCAGTGACTTAGCTGGTCACGAACTCATGATCCAATTTACACCGCACTTGATCCCAATGGTACGCGGGATTTTGGCAACTGTATATGCTAAAATGAGCGATCCTGGTCTAGTGCGAGATGACTTAATCACAATTTTCTCAGCCTTCTACCGTAACTCTCCTTGGGTAAAAGTCTGTGGTAGCGGTATTTACCCCCAAACCAAATGGGCTAATGGCAGCAATCTTTGTTATATCGGTGTAGAAGTTGACCCGCGCACAGGTCGCGTAATTGTCATGTCAGCAATTGACAATCTAATTAAAGGACAGGCGGGCCAAGCTATTCAGTGTCTAAACCTGATGATGGGCTGGGATGAAACCTTGGGGTTGCCCAAGCTTGGTTTCTATCCCTAA
- the eno gene encoding phosphopyruvate hydratase yields MSKFLDTAIEAIAAREILDSRGRPTIEAEVHLANGVVGLAQVPSGASTGTFEAHELRDGDKSRYGGKGVLKAVQNVKEALAPQLLGLDVLNQELLDRTMIAIDGSANKSNLGANAILGVSLAAAKAGAESLEIPLYRYLGSPLANLLPVPLMNVINGGAHASNNVDFQEFMIVPIGATSFREALRWGAEVFATLSQVLDEKGLLTGVGDEGGFAPNLESNQVALELLVAAIKKAGYKPGEEVALALDVAASEFYKNGQYVYDGKPHAPAEFIDYLGQLVDQYPIVSIEDGLHEEDWQSWQLLTQKLGSRVQLVGDDLFVTNATRLQRGIQEKAANAILIKLNQIGSLTETLETIDLATRNSIRSVISHRSGETEDTTIADLAVATRAGQIKTGSLCRSERVAKYNRLLRIEDELGDRAVYAGAVGLGPK; encoded by the coding sequence ATGAGTAAATTTCTAGATACTGCCATTGAGGCGATCGCAGCCCGTGAAATTCTTGATTCACGCGGTAGACCGACAATTGAAGCCGAAGTACATTTAGCCAACGGTGTTGTCGGACTGGCGCAGGTTCCCAGTGGCGCCTCCACTGGCACTTTTGAAGCCCACGAACTGCGTGATGGCGATAAAAGCCGTTATGGGGGCAAAGGTGTACTCAAGGCAGTACAAAACGTCAAAGAAGCACTTGCACCGCAATTGTTAGGCTTGGATGTCCTCAACCAAGAACTGCTAGACCGCACAATGATTGCGATCGATGGTTCTGCCAACAAATCTAATTTGGGGGCTAATGCGATTTTGGGGGTTTCTTTAGCAGCTGCTAAAGCTGGTGCTGAGTCTCTAGAAATTCCTCTATATCGCTATTTGGGTAGCCCTTTAGCGAATTTGCTACCAGTGCCATTGATGAACGTGATTAACGGTGGCGCACACGCGTCAAATAACGTGGATTTTCAAGAATTTATGATTGTGCCAATTGGTGCAACTTCCTTTCGGGAAGCATTGCGCTGGGGTGCAGAGGTGTTTGCTACTCTTAGTCAGGTATTAGATGAAAAGGGTTTGCTTACTGGTGTGGGTGATGAAGGCGGTTTTGCCCCTAATTTAGAGTCTAATCAGGTGGCTTTGGAATTGTTGGTTGCTGCCATTAAGAAAGCTGGTTATAAGCCAGGGGAAGAAGTCGCTTTAGCCTTGGATGTAGCGGCTAGCGAATTTTACAAGAATGGACAGTATGTTTACGATGGTAAACCTCACGCCCCGGCTGAGTTTATTGATTATTTGGGACAACTTGTTGATCAATATCCAATTGTGTCAATTGAAGATGGCTTGCACGAAGAAGATTGGCAAAGTTGGCAATTACTCACCCAGAAGTTAGGTTCGCGGGTGCAATTGGTAGGGGATGACTTGTTTGTTACCAATGCCACCCGCTTACAAAGAGGCATCCAGGAAAAAGCTGCTAATGCCATTTTGATTAAACTCAATCAAATTGGTTCACTTACCGAAACCTTAGAAACGATTGATTTAGCAACTCGTAATAGTATCCGTTCAGTAATTAGCCATCGTTCTGGTGAAACCGAAGACACAACGATCGCTGATTTAGCTGTAGCAACCCGTGCTGGTCAAATCAAAACAGGTTCCCTCTGTCGCAGCGAACGCGTAGCAAAATATAATCGCTTGCTGCGAATTGAAGATGAATTAGGCGATCGCGCCGTTTATGCTGGTGCTGTGGGTTTAGGGCCGAAGTAG
- the gloA gene encoding lactoylglutathione lyase yields MRLLHTMLRVGNLEESLKFYCEVLGMKLLRRKDYPGGEFTLAFVGYGDESNEAVIELTYNWGVEKYELGNAYGHIALGVDDIYATCDEIRSQGGKVVREPGAMKHGSTVIAFVEDPDGYKIELIQLGTQGSAVKQESQEQLVSQ; encoded by the coding sequence ATGCGATTACTACACACAATGCTGCGGGTGGGCAATCTTGAAGAGTCCTTAAAGTTCTACTGTGAAGTTCTAGGAATGAAACTGCTGCGCCGAAAAGATTATCCAGGAGGAGAATTTACCCTCGCCTTTGTTGGCTACGGTGATGAAAGTAACGAGGCAGTGATCGAACTAACGTACAACTGGGGAGTGGAAAAGTACGAATTGGGTAATGCTTACGGTCACATTGCCCTTGGTGTTGATGACATTTACGCTACGTGTGACGAAATCCGCAGTCAGGGTGGTAAAGTCGTGCGTGAACCAGGGGCAATGAAACATGGTTCGACAGTAATTGCTTTTGTGGAAGATCCAGATGGATATAAAATTGAACTGATTCAACTGGGAACTCAAGGGTCAGCAGTCAAACAGGAATCACAAGAGCAACTTGTGAGTCAGTAA
- the clpB gene encoding ATP-dependent chaperone ClpB, which produces MQPTDPNKFTDKAWEAIVKSQDIVRAYQQQQLDVEHLIIALLEEPTSLAIRILARSEVDPIRLQQQLEAFTQRQPKVGKSDQLYLSRNLDILLDRAEEARVRMKDSYISVEHILLAFAEDDRIGRKILKGFSADAAKLEATIKAVRGSQKVTDQSPESRYEALQKFGRDLTEQAKAGKLDPVIGRDDEIRRVIQVLSRRSKNNPVLIGEPGVGKTAIAEALAQRMVNGDVPESLKNRQLISLDMGSLIAGAKYRGEFEDRLKSVLREVTESNGQIVLFIDELHTVVGTGSNQQGAMDAGNLLKPMLARGELRCIGATTLDEFRKHIEKDAALERRFQQVFVDQPTVENTISILRGLKERYEVHHNVKISDSALVAAATLSARYISDRFLPDKAIDLVDEAAAQLKMEITSKPAELETIDRRLMQLEMEKLSLAGEEKGTPQTKERLERIEQEIANLTEKQLTFNEQWQGEKQILEAISALKKEEDALRVQIEQAERAYDLNKAAQLKYGKLEGVQRDREAKEASLLEIQNQGSTLLREQVTEADIAEIVAKWTGIPVNRLLESERQKLLQLESHLHQRVIGQEEAVEAVAAAIRRARAGMKDPSRPIGSFLFMGPTGVGKTELARALAQFLFDSDDALVRLDMSEYMEKHSVSRLVGAPPGYVGYEEGGQLSEAVRRRPYSVVLLDEVEKAHPDVFNILLQVLDDGRVTDSQGRTVDFRNTVIVMTSNIGSEHILDISGDDSKYETMRIRVMEALRSHFRPEFLTRLDDIILFHALSRTEMRHIIRIQLKRVENLLREQKIFFEISQSACDHLVESGYDPVYGARPLKRAIQREVENPLATKLLENTFISGDTILIDKNENGLSFSKKVLVKVSVPQIAT; this is translated from the coding sequence ATGCAACCTACAGATCCGAATAAATTTACTGATAAAGCCTGGGAAGCAATTGTTAAATCTCAGGATATAGTCCGTGCTTATCAACAACAGCAACTAGATGTTGAACATTTAATTATTGCCCTGTTAGAAGAACCCACTAGTCTAGCAATACGCATCCTGGCGCGATCTGAGGTCGATCCAATCCGCTTGCAACAGCAGCTAGAAGCCTTTACCCAACGTCAGCCCAAAGTTGGTAAAAGCGATCAGCTTTACCTTAGCCGCAATTTGGATATTTTACTAGACCGAGCCGAGGAAGCTAGAGTTAGGATGAAAGATTCCTACATTTCCGTGGAACATATACTATTAGCCTTTGCTGAAGACGATCGCATTGGACGAAAGATCCTCAAAGGCTTTAGTGCTGATGCCGCTAAACTAGAAGCTACTATCAAAGCCGTTCGCGGTAGCCAAAAGGTGACAGATCAAAGCCCAGAATCCCGCTATGAAGCTTTACAAAAATTTGGCAGAGATTTGACAGAACAGGCAAAAGCGGGAAAACTCGACCCGGTGATTGGGCGGGATGACGAAATTCGACGGGTAATTCAAGTCTTGTCTCGTCGTAGCAAAAATAACCCCGTATTGATTGGTGAACCTGGGGTAGGTAAAACTGCGATCGCAGAAGCTTTGGCACAAAGAATGGTAAACGGCGACGTTCCCGAATCGCTAAAAAACCGCCAACTCATCTCTTTAGATATGGGTAGTTTGATTGCTGGAGCCAAATATCGGGGTGAATTTGAAGACCGTCTAAAATCTGTTCTCCGGGAAGTTACGGAATCTAACGGTCAAATCGTCCTATTTATTGACGAACTGCATACCGTAGTCGGTACAGGTTCCAACCAACAAGGGGCAATGGATGCCGGAAATCTGCTCAAACCAATGCTGGCGCGGGGAGAACTGCGTTGCATTGGCGCTACTACCCTCGATGAGTTCCGCAAACACATAGAAAAAGATGCCGCCCTAGAACGCCGCTTTCAGCAAGTATTTGTCGATCAGCCAACCGTAGAAAATACTATTTCCATTCTGCGAGGATTGAAAGAACGCTATGAAGTGCATCACAACGTCAAAATTTCTGATTCGGCTTTAGTAGCAGCAGCAACCCTGTCAGCGCGTTATATTAGCGATCGCTTCTTACCAGATAAAGCCATTGATTTAGTAGATGAAGCAGCAGCCCAATTGAAAATGGAGATTACCTCCAAACCAGCCGAATTGGAAACCATCGATCGCCGCCTCATGCAGTTAGAAATGGAAAAGCTGTCATTAGCTGGCGAAGAAAAGGGTACTCCCCAAACTAAAGAACGTTTAGAACGAATTGAGCAAGAAATCGCCAATTTAACGGAAAAACAGCTGACATTTAACGAGCAATGGCAAGGTGAAAAGCAGATACTTGAGGCTATCAGCGCCTTAAAGAAAGAAGAAGATGCGCTGCGAGTGCAAATCGAACAGGCGGAACGTGCTTATGATTTGAATAAAGCTGCCCAACTGAAGTATGGCAAATTAGAAGGAGTACAACGCGATCGCGAAGCCAAAGAAGCGAGCCTTTTAGAAATTCAAAACCAAGGTTCCACGTTACTGCGAGAACAAGTCACCGAAGCCGATATTGCCGAAATCGTCGCCAAATGGACAGGAATCCCCGTTAATCGCCTGTTGGAATCGGAACGGCAAAAATTACTGCAACTAGAAAGTCATTTGCATCAACGAGTCATTGGACAAGAAGAGGCTGTAGAAGCAGTAGCCGCCGCAATTCGTCGTGCCCGTGCGGGGATGAAAGATCCCTCTCGTCCTATTGGTTCATTTTTGTTCATGGGCCCCACAGGTGTGGGTAAAACCGAACTCGCCCGCGCATTAGCTCAGTTTCTCTTTGATTCTGATGATGCCTTGGTGCGCTTAGATATGTCTGAGTATATGGAAAAACACTCAGTTTCTCGGTTAGTGGGTGCGCCTCCGGGATATGTAGGCTATGAGGAAGGTGGTCAACTTTCCGAGGCGGTTCGCCGCCGTCCTTACTCAGTAGTGCTGCTAGATGAAGTGGAAAAAGCGCACCCCGATGTATTCAATATTTTGTTACAGGTGCTAGATGATGGAAGAGTTACAGACTCTCAAGGAAGGACAGTAGATTTTCGTAACACTGTCATTGTCATGACCAGTAATATTGGTAGCGAACATATTTTGGATATATCTGGTGATGATTCCAAGTATGAAACAATGCGGATTAGGGTAATGGAAGCCTTGCGATCGCATTTCCGCCCCGAATTTCTCACCCGCCTTGATGATATTATTCTCTTCCATGCCCTCAGTCGCACGGAAATGCGGCATATCATCCGTATTCAACTCAAACGAGTAGAAAATCTCCTCCGCGAGCAAAAAATCTTCTTTGAGATATCCCAATCAGCTTGCGATCACCTTGTTGAATCAGGTTATGACCCAGTTTATGGTGCGCGTCCACTCAAACGCGCAATTCAGCGAGAAGTAGAAAACCCCCTCGCCACCAAGTTATTGGAGAATACTTTTATCTCTGGAGACACGATTCTCATTGACAAAAATGAAAACGGTCTGTCTTTTAGTAAAAAAGTGCTGGTGAAGGTGTCAGTACCACAGATTGCTACATAG